Within the Streptomyces sp. NBC_00353 genome, the region GGGCGACCGGCAATCGACCCGGACGCCTTGCGCCCGCGGATCGTGCACCTGGGCATCGGCGCCTTCCACCGTGCCCACCAGGCCGTCTACACCGAAGCGGCCGAGGCCCGGCACAACGCCGGGTGGGGCATCGTCGGAGTCTCGCAGCGCAGCCGCACTGTCGTGAACGCGCTGCGCCCCCAGGACGGGCTCTACTCGCTGACGCTGCGCGAGCCCGACGGCCCGCGGACCCGCGTCGTCGGCTCGGTGACCGACGTACTCCACGCCACCGACGACGGCGAGCGACTCACTGGCCTGATCGCCTCGCCCGACGTCACCGTCATCACCACCACGGTGACCGAGAAGGGCTACCGGCGGGACCCCGTCGGCGGCGGGCTGGCCCTGACGGACCCCCAAGTGCTCAGCGACCTGGCCGGGGCGCCGGCCCCGGCAACCGTGATCGGACAGCTGGCCACCGGACTGCGCGCGCGCCGTCACACGGGCACTCCGCTCTCCATCGCTCCCTGCGACAACATGGCCGACAACGGCCAGGTCGTACGCCGTCTGGTGCTCGACTTCATCGCCGCGACCTCGTGGAGCGACCGCGACCGCCTCCTGGAGTGGATCGACTCCTCGATCGCCTTCCCCTCCACCGTCGTCGACCGCATCGTGCCCGCAACCACCGCAGCGGACCTGCACGCCGCCGAAGCCGCCCTCGGCCTGCGGGACGAAGGGGCAGTGGTCGGTGAACCCTTCACCCAGTGGGTACTCCAGGACGCCTTCGCCGCCGACCGGCCGCGGTGGGAGACCACCGGCGCACAGCTGGTCGCCGACGTCGCCCCGTACCAGGTGATGAAGCTCCGGTTGCTCAACGGCTCACACTCACTCCTCGCCTATCTGGGCCTGGCCGGGGGATACCGGACCGTGGCCGACGTCATGAACACCAAATGGGGAGAGCCGATCGTGCGGGCCTACGCCACAGAGGTCGCCCAGAGCCTGACCTCGGCAGCGGACCTCGACGTCCCCGCGTACGTCGACAGCCTGCTGGTCCGTTTCGGCAACCACGCGATGCACCATCGGACCGAGCAGATCGCGATGGACGGTTCGCTCAAGATCCCGGAGCGATGGCTGGCA harbors:
- a CDS encoding mannitol dehydrogenase family protein; the encoded protein is MTSHERLSRKTLGALSPEGRPAIDPDALRPRIVHLGIGAFHRAHQAVYTEAAEARHNAGWGIVGVSQRSRTVVNALRPQDGLYSLTLREPDGPRTRVVGSVTDVLHATDDGERLTGLIASPDVTVITTTVTEKGYRRDPVGGGLALTDPQVLSDLAGAPAPATVIGQLATGLRARRHTGTPLSIAPCDNMADNGQVVRRLVLDFIAATSWSDRDRLLEWIDSSIAFPSTVVDRIVPATTAADLHAAEAALGLRDEGAVVGEPFTQWVLQDAFAADRPRWETTGAQLVADVAPYQVMKLRLLNGSHSLLAYLGLAGGYRTVADVMNTKWGEPIVRAYATEVAQSLTSAADLDVPAYVDSLLVRFGNHAMHHRTEQIAMDGSLKIPERWLAPLRDLRSAGYDTPVLATALAAWARYTRDERIDDPAADRLRQAWRHHQADAVRELLRILGAPELADDTPLVAEIDARLHAQDRGIEAGLSC